GTTGTGGAATTTAATAATACCTCTCCTTGCTTTGTTAGGTGTagcatttttcttaattgttttacttattttacattaattaatttataaaattgactATAGTAGGAATGGACTATTCTTTCcaattaattgtattattttaaatgttagTTTATAAAATAGTTTATAGTAGGAATGGAATTTTCTTTATGATTCATTATTATGCTTCAAAATTACATTATAGATACTAAAGTTGACCATTCTTCTTTCGTCCAcaattaaatgtatatttcTCATATCTATTTCAATTACTGTATTTTTCTTGCTctcatatttcaaaaattttacattaaatttagTATCATCTACCAAAAGTTAgcaattttacatttaaattatgttgttcgctaattaaatttattgaaattcaagattaaacttatcaaaaaaatttttatcTTAACCTCTctattacaaaaaaatggaagaataGTCTCCATCCGTTCCACGACAATagatgcatttcattttttgcactcgtttttgaaaaaatgatacttaaatagttaaaatggagagagaataatgtaaagaagagtcttattataataatattctcttattttacttttctctactttaaactatttataattattttttttaaaatgagtgcgtaaaatgaaatgactctattgCGGTAGAACGTATATACCCATTTTCAAATATActcattcaaatatatttcaatttaataattttaatttaggatATTGGCATgtaatatcatgaaactttcaaaaggttggatttttcccacgaactttaaaattgaaaaataatatcacgaactttacccctagtttgttttttcccaccaatggaaaaattcccacaaataatattatgatacgaatttgttttcgtaatttctcgacaacgattttgagagcttcaagtttttcgatctttgaagatagtttttcttgaagcacatcctacaaaattgttcttcaatctattaaaataacatgaattttttcattcatgggaaaaaacaaaccgggggtaaagttcgtgatattatttgacaattttaaagttcgtgggaaaaacccaactttttgaaagttttgtgatattgccaatatcccttttaatttaaatccCCTCCCGCCACCACCGGCCGGTGAGGAGAGGAGAGTTTCAGATCGCGGCGGTGGAGGATATGACAAATTAGGGCATTAGAATTTCGTTGATTTCAGCTAGCttgatatgaattttgatCAATTGCTCATCAAAACGGTTCATGATccacaaaatcaaatgaaagaTGAAAACATCcccaattttatttcaaaaatctgCAGATAATCAATGAATCACACACCATAATTGAATCGATTCCCCTTCTCCGCGGCCGCCGCGAAGATGAAATCCAGATTATAGAGCAGCGGCACCATCGCGACGGAGCAGAGGAACACCAGCACCGGCCCCAAAATCCACATCAGCAGCGGCACCGCGCCGTAGAAGAGGCGATTCCCCACCGTGCTCAGCGCGAAGCCCCTCTCCAGCAGATCCGCCACGTAGTCCGCCGCGATGGCGCCGTCGGCGGCGCAATTGATGAGGTAATTGACCTGATTGAAGAAGCGGATGGAGAGGGAGTGGCAGATGAaggagaagaggaagaggaggaggagcatCACGTATTTCACCGCCGTCATCAGCTCGCCGTGGCTGCCGTACACCGAGTCCTTCAGCGGCTTCTTCACGCTGTACGTGCTGCTCACCACCGCCGCCAGGGCCGAGCACAGGAGGATCGACGTCGTCGCCATCAGCGTGGACCCCATGATCGTGTTGCGGAGGGTCTGCACCGCGAGGATGTTCTTCTTCTCGTTGTCCTGCAAATTAATACGTTAATTAAATGAGTCAAGCTCGTCTCGAAGAAATCTCGTTTAGAAATTCGACCGTTTAGTTAAAAACCGAGCTCGGCAGATTATCGTTGAGTTAGTAAACATGCCGAGCTCGTATGAAAAAAAGGTTGTCAGAAATTTGACCGTTTAGTAAAAAAAGTCTCAGAAAAAGCTCATTAGAAGTTCGGCCGTTTATCTTATTAAAATGTCGAGCACGACATAATTGTTGATCCCAACCGTGCTCGTTACGCATGCGGGGCATATTTATACATGTTCGTGCCTAAATCGATCAAGTTGGCGaacattaataaaatcatcaaAGATATTGGAcaatcataattatataacTAAAGTACGAATTACATTATTCGTATTAGTATATGTTGACAATATTTGTTCAAAGCCCACATTCTTTTTTAACCAAGTAAGTACTACATAAAACATCTTTACATATAACATAATACCgtatgaatttatgaaaaaaaaacgtttCTTTTTCGCAAAATCACGAGTATGACAATagatacaaatttaattatattttattttatttttgattaatATGCCATATTAATTACCATCTACGCAACTCTGTGAGAGCGTATTTTAATGTATACTACTTGGATTAAGAACAAATATTAAGAGATCGGAATTGCTCGTTGAAGGAAATATCagaaaaatactagtactaaattCGATCGTTTATTAAAACGGGTACGAACCTTGATGATGGAGGAGACCCAAAATCGACGGCCGCGGGCATTAGTTCCGATGACGGTGGTGAGGGGCTGTGTTCGAACCTTATGCCACAGCCATGCATGATACGCCATACATATCATCAACCCCATTGGCACCAGAACTACATCAAGATAACTAGTTCTCCACTCCATTCCTctctatatctatatctatataatgCACAATACaccaaatatatatgtattctcAACTATATGTTTGTGTTTTCTTCACTTTTGTCTTGTTAAATGAGCAAagacacacacaaacacatatatatagagtataCTATATCTatgtttctctctttctctctaagTGTGTGTTTCtcacacaaaataatatactatgtgtatatatcatttaatgagaaaacAATGTATGGTTAATAAATTGCTCCAAATTTAGTAAGCGTGGTTGAGTGGAATAGTGAGTGGACACAAaccatatatatttgtaaattaattgaacacatttattatactatatgatCTTGTAACGATTATCAATAAAGAACTAGGATTACCATTAATTCCACTACATTTCTCATCATGAAACCAATATATTACATGACTATGAATGCATTTAACCATGTAACGTTATGACCCGtccaataataaatttatttcaaaatgcCCTTTTACATGACCATGAATGCATCTAGCCTTGTTTTTACAGACATTTTGTTTTAACACGTTACATAGCATAAGTTTCCAACtatttaagtaaaaaattagatagATATGTACGCCTAGCTAGAGTGGCAAATTATGTGGATTTGGTCATTATTGGATTAACGTGACAACGATCGAACTCAATAAGATCTAACCTGAACTTGACATGTTAAGAAAATTCTCTACCTAACAATTTGTTGTGCGATATAAATTaagttcatggttttttttctttttattttacggTAATGAGCTTTAAAAACAGAAgtacaaataaattatgtctaataaaaataaaatcattgtCTAATATGaggattttatttcaaaagataagaaaatatgCACACAAAATGTTTTTTCCGTCCGAAATACTCCATAAAGAGGCTATTACTTACCAACAATTGTTGCTCGATGAAGTAGCGAGGATCGTAAGAGCGAGCACTTTTGATGCTCGGTAAAACCTCATCAATTCTATTTTACTAGGCACATTGTTTATTTAACGGACACTTCAATACTCGTTAAACAACGTTTATTAATAGCAatatattatatgtaaaagctgaataattttgataaaataatactacatcGTTACAAATCGTGacaattgtatatatatgtgatcaATAGTTCCCTCAAAACTATAAACAATATGAGtgaaattttcataaaataggatgcttgtatttttaattttagtggaTTGCAGTTTCAAATTGCAGTTATCTTGCGTTACGTATTAGACCTAACTAATTCTAGTGTGTAACTTCAGAGTTTCCACCAAAcaaataacatatatataagtgacATACACGTgttttttaaacttatttattgcaaattcattaattaattggatttaattatagttCAATTAAGTCTCAACCACGAATTACAGCACGCAAAAAAGCCCCACTAATTATAACAACCCTTATGATTATGTATGATCACGTAGGCTGACTTTTTTCATGCATATTATATTTAGCATGTtctattttcatataaaaagaCAATTAAAAATGTTGGCATCAGCATAAATCGGTTGCCATCAATTGCAAAGtagagtattaaatttaagtttaatGGACTTTGGAGTGACACCAAAGGCCATCTTAATTATCAAGGAGATTATAAAGTTTTGAAAACATAAAACGACAAAGTGAAAAGTTTATTGtacaaaaacttaaaaacaatATCATGTAGGAGTAATTAGAAAGTAACCCaaacacataaataaataagctaaaataatatccaaaggtattaattttaaactttattatttgataagaaagaaaaattgttgttgcAAATATACGTAAGTTTTGTTGCAACAAAttgaacaaaaagaaaaagttttgTTGCAACAATAATTTTTCTGTTATCTATTGTCgccaattaaataataaacataaccccatgaatttttttttgttgtagcGTTAATCGGTCAATATTCGAATTTCTTCGATGATTtctacataaatatattttaaaatatttaattatttattttagcatTATAATTCACACATTCAGATCGCATACGTGATTTCCAATTTTTCgaatttattgattataaGAAAAGTGTCttatatattaattgagtGGGTTTACTTAATGCTTATTTACAAGCAACTAATGactatgaatttaatttaatgcataatttatttatagagtaCTATTGTTTTACAAAGTTCATCGATTTGCTTATTAGATAAATGCAACTATTGAAATTAAGTAACATACGCgttctaaattttgtttatattaaatatctGATTATGTACGTGTTGTAGGAAAAGCTAGATATTTTCGAGGtcaaagatttaaaatgtcaGTCATTTAAGTTGGATATATGAAAGCAACTAGTTCCTGAGTTTGTTACACATTCGTCAAATATTActctaaaatataataatactacgtcaaccaattaattttgctgagcataaaaaatctagtaaaattagaattatatCTTGATTTTTTCGGACatactatatactccctccgtcccggataattcgtcccagttttctatttcggtccgtcccacataatttgtctcatttcacttttaccatttttggtagtggaccccatattccactaactcattcctactcacattttattataaaactaatatataaaggtaggacccacattccactaactttttcaactcacttttcattacaattcttaaaacccgggACCGGTCAAaatgacccgaattatccgggacggagggagtaatattttatacatttctagttttattttgcaacACCAAGATTTGgatgtataattatatatggtATACTAGTCGGTGGTAGTTAACACTCACgttttagtatattaattcaaGTTTATCAACGGCAATATAAATCTAAGCTAGTTCGGCgttttagtatattaattgaaGTTTATCAACGGCAATATAAATCTGAGCTTGTTCGGCCTAATAATTAGGGTAGGTATATAATGAAGATCCTTTCTACTTAGAGACACAATTGCAAATTTAGCAAATGAAACTCGTGAGATTGAATACAAAGAAGAAGGTTGTCGACGGCGCTAGAGATAGAGACAACATAATGGTCAACACTGGTAATCGATGGTAGGTGAGGAGCGAATATGAACATCGACCTTTATGATTAGGGCGGAGCTACCGCATTGTGAGATCAACAGCAACTCCACCGAATTTAATGGAGTTTTCTATGTGTTATGGGTCAGCGGTGGGATCGATCCACATATATCACTGACTCCAGTTGGATCCATCATTGTATAGAGATGTAGGGATTAACcagtttttttcatttttttgatgTGCtatctttataaatttattcatgcTTTATAAGAGTATTCTATTCTATTCTATTCAAttctattctatttattattattggagaaactcattacttaaaaataaaaggagagGCCCaaactatattaataaatgattGTGGGCTGTGGTAACTCTGGCCCAAActacattaataaatttattgtgtgcaaataaataaactatataCCCAAATGGATCAATTACAATCAAGTCATTTCTCAACAAACTACCTCGTACTACactttgtgaagaaaattttgaatccATTATCTTGCTATTTATTTCAACAGTGGCGAACTCATTTTATCGATATTTTcatctttgttttttcttatCAAATAAACCAACCAACCTTATTAGTAACTAAAATTATCATCATACTATTATTCTCCACAACTAAAtaacatacaaaaaaaaaaaaacctttgtttcgatattaaaaaaataaaattttctttggATACACCAAATAGAACGCTCTTCAACTTGCTTTAGAAAACGAGAAATCATCATCCGTGACGGCTCGAGACGCGGACGAGTAGCCCTCGCCCTCGCTCGCGTACGACGAGTAATCCTCGTCCCCCTCCCGCTCCTTCAACTCCTCGATCCTCGCGACCGCCTCGTCCATCCCCCACCTCTTCTCCACATTCGACTCGCAACAACACATCCCGATCTTCAGCAGCCTCAGCATCTGCCCCTCGCAGCTCCTCCCGAGCCCCATCTCCTTGTCGAACACCTCCCCCGTCCACTCCTCCCGCACCACCGAGTTCACCCACGTCGCCAGGTCGGCCCCCGGCCCCCGCCCGCTCTTCAGGTAGTTGGCCGGGAACCGCCCCGTCAGCACCTCCAGTATCAAAATCCCCAGGCTCCACACGTCCGTCTTCCGCGTCACCCTGTCGCTCTGCATCGACTCGGGCGACTTGTGGGCCACCATGAACTCCTGCGCGTGGTCCCTGTTGATCACAGGGGCCAGCGCGTAGTCCGAGACCACCGCCTCGAACGCGCTGTCCAGCAGCACGTTCGAGGACTTCAGGTGGCCGTGGGGGAGCGCGAGCGAGGGGAACTCTGCATACAGATGCGCGAGCCCCCTCGCCACGCCCTTCACGATTCTCAACCGGGTCGGCCAGTCCAACCCGGGCTGGTCTGGTTTTCTTTTCCCTGTTTTCGTAAAAACAGAGTaagtaaaatacacaaaatttaaatagcgtaaatgtcaattttggtcataaacatatgaacaaaatacgaatttggtccaaaacattcactttatGAAAAACAgatccataacaaatgaaaatgtcgacgaagtagtcattttttttacggttccgtCAGAAAGCTAACCGTCAGAAAACTAACCGTCAACGCTAATTGTACAATGACATGACCATTagtttgtttttcaaaaagtgaatgttttgaaccaaattcgtattttggtcatatgtttaggaccaaaattgaacTCATTTAAATAACCAAACCAAACCGAATCAAAAACACCTTAACGTACCGTGAAGGTGGCTAGCCAAGCTGCCATTTTCGACGAAATCACTGATAAGAAGCTTCTCCTCTTTCTTATAATAGAAAGCCACCAACGGCAGCAGATTCGGGTGCGTCACCCGCCCTAATTTCTTCATATGGTAATAAAAATCCTCTTTTCCGACATTAGACATCTGTTTGAACCTCCTCACAACGTAGGGCTTTCCGGTGAGAAGCAGAGCTTTGTAAGAAGAACCGAAGCTTCCGCTTCCCAAAACCTCCGCGGCGGCTTTCAGCAGATCTTCGAGCTCGAATCTCTCTCTCCCGCTTCTCACGAATTGAATCTTCCCTAGCTCCTCTGTTTTGTCGTGAATGGCATTGAAATTCTCTGTTT
The nucleotide sequence above comes from Salvia hispanica cultivar TCC Black 2014 chromosome 5, UniMelb_Shisp_WGS_1.0, whole genome shotgun sequence. Encoded proteins:
- the LOC125187804 gene encoding uncharacterized protein LOC125187804, coding for MEWRTSYLDVVLVPMGLMICMAYHAWLWHKVRTQPLTTVIGTNARGRRFWVSSIIKDNEKKNILAVQTLRNTIMGSTLMATTSILLCSALAAVVSSTYSVKKPLKDSVYGSHGELMTAVKYVMLLLLFLFSFICHSLSIRFFNQVNYLINCAADGAIAADYVADLLERGFALSTVGNRLFYGAVPLLMWILGPVLVFLCSVAMVPLLYNLDFIFAAAAEKGNRFNYGV
- the LOC125190072 gene encoding probable LRR receptor-like serine/threonine-protein kinase At4g31250 — protein: MIMSPTTNLYLSILLLLSLTVSADDTRILFDFITNLTNTQTLNWETIPAPICAGNFSNWTAVLCRDGHISGLQLENMRLSGPINVPVLVPLNLFSLSLANNSFSGPFPADINKLTRLRRLYLGHNKFSGSIPDKAFNGMTALKEVHLANNGFVGKIPSSLIRMQQLSNLSFQNNQFEGKIPDFWQEGLLANFSNNRLRGAIPDVLSYENASMFSGNLGLCGPPLSPCPKIWYRKTAFIAAASASAAAAVALISILLLLWRRRRTRPLRYQKSVNQFKNEATKTENFNAIHDKTEELGKIQFVRSGRERFELEDLLKAAAEVLGSGSFGSSYKALLLTGKPYVVRRFKQMSNVGKEDFYYHMKKLGRVTHPNLLPLVAFYYKKEEKLLISDFVENGSLASHLHGKRKPDQPGLDWPTRLRIVKGVARGLAHLYAEFPSLALPHGHLKSSNVLLDSAFEAVVSDYALAPVINRDHAQEFMVAHKSPESMQSDRVTRKTDVWSLGILILEVLTGRFPANYLKSGRGPGADLATWVNSVVREEWTGEVFDKEMGLGRSCEGQMLRLLKIGMCCCESNVEKRWGMDEAVARIEELKEREGDEDYSSYASEGEGYSSASRAVTDDDFSFSKAS